One Campylobacter concisus DNA window includes the following coding sequences:
- a CDS encoding acyltransferase family protein → MNRNLSFDTMRGMAILFVLAAHFLTNSVVFDDYSTTMLGNTSLNFSFFGNTGVILFFYLSGYLIYASIDRGKNIAFFLYKRLLRIYPPYLFSIAIVLIMPFFFNFYPVYGMRDIFANIFFIKDFLNAPYMNNVYWPLLVEVRFYFIIFVFFLLSRHFKFLKIEYLLLLLLLVNYTKLFFTGSGSWFVTWLLLFFIGILFYKYVTNKIKIGILLVCYFAILVSVYIFRDLSSFLSAVMCTLIFAFCFYFNCTNRILIFFGNISYSLYLVHAPIGYSLFYFITKNFTEDFVALKIIFVTLISVLIAMFSYKFIESIYFKGVK, encoded by the coding sequence GTGAATAGAAATTTATCATTTGATACCATGAGAGGCATGGCGATTTTATTTGTTTTGGCAGCTCATTTTTTAACAAATAGTGTTGTTTTTGATGATTATTCGACTACCATGCTAGGAAATACATCTTTAAATTTCTCTTTTTTTGGAAATACTGGAGTAATTTTATTTTTTTATCTAAGTGGCTATTTGATCTACGCATCTATAGATCGTGGAAAAAACATAGCATTTTTTTTATATAAGAGACTACTAAGAATTTATCCGCCATATCTATTTAGTATAGCTATAGTCTTGATAATGCCATTTTTTTTTAATTTCTATCCAGTTTACGGTATGCGTGATATATTTGCAAATATTTTTTTTATCAAAGATTTTTTAAATGCTCCCTATATGAATAATGTCTATTGGCCTTTACTGGTTGAGGTTAGATTTTATTTTATTATTTTTGTTTTTTTTCTTCTTTCTAGGCATTTTAAATTTTTAAAGATAGAGTATTTGCTACTACTTTTGCTGCTGGTCAACTATACTAAGTTGTTTTTTACTGGTAGCGGGAGCTGGTTTGTTACTTGGCTTTTGCTTTTTTTTATAGGTATTCTTTTTTATAAGTATGTGACAAATAAAATAAAGATCGGTATTTTATTGGTTTGTTATTTTGCTATTTTGGTCTCAGTATATATTTTTAGAGACTTAAGCTCCTTCCTTAGTGCTGTTATGTGTACTCTAATTTTTGCTTTTTGTTTTTATTTTAATTGCACAAATCGTATATTGATATTTTTTGGTAATATATCGTACTCTTTATATTTGGTACATGCACCAATTGGATATAGTTTGTTTTATTTTATAACAAAAAATTTTACTGAAGACTTCGTTGCTCTCAAAATAATTTTTGTTACTTTGATATCTGTTTTGATTGCCATGTTTTCATATAAATTTATAGAGAGTATATATTTTAAAGGTGTTAAATGA
- a CDS encoding RIO1 family regulatory kinase/ATPase, producing MFKLSLTMIYRRIMGKIFFTINFIFFCIRNRYFNVFKCKNIQRAGNGLSVTLILDGKFVVKIKNSMREKNAIEHYSSKYIDKIQYPLDKFKFEFEMLQRLKKIGLGPEPLEHSNNYLLMEYVCYSKSFMEFDNIDNGQILEILSKIFLLHDNDIFHPDLNLGNILYTSDERILFIDFEYQYLSDIPKCEKVLYDFAIFCYKLYKFKRGAWDNSKVVIFNYLFDKGIDIKEFILLNKKYFGDGFCNDIR from the coding sequence ATGTTTAAACTATCTTTAACAATGATTTATCGTAGGATTATGGGTAAAATTTTTTTTACTATTAATTTTATATTCTTTTGTATTAGAAATAGATATTTTAATGTTTTTAAATGTAAAAATATACAAAGAGCTGGTAATGGCCTATCGGTAACATTAATACTAGATGGTAAATTTGTGGTTAAAATAAAAAATTCTATGCGTGAAAAAAATGCAATCGAACATTATAGCTCAAAATACATTGATAAAATTCAGTATCCGTTGGATAAATTTAAATTCGAATTTGAAATGCTACAAAGATTAAAAAAAATTGGTCTCGGACCAGAACCGTTAGAACACTCTAATAATTACTTGCTAATGGAATATGTATGCTATTCAAAATCCTTTATGGAATTTGACAATATTGACAATGGTCAAATTTTAGAGATTTTATCAAAGATATTTTTGTTGCATGACAACGATATTTTTCATCCAGATCTAAATCTTGGCAATATTTTATATACATCAGATGAAAGAATTCTTTTTATAGACTTTGAATATCAGTATTTATCAGATATACCTAAGTGTGAAAAAGTTTTATATGATTTTGCAATTTTTTGTTATAAGCTTTATAAGTTTAAGCGAGGTGCTTGGGATAATAGTAAAGTTGTAATATTTAATTATTTATTTGATAAAGGTATTGACATTAAAGAATTTATCTTATTAAACAAAAAATATTTTGGTGACGGATTTTGTAATGACATTAGATGA
- a CDS encoding glycosyltransferase family 4 protein, translating into MKKVLFISYFLPPFNSPQAIQIGRLLRYFSLSEQYEITVVTANLKNALIDNSLYPDIFDKIKEVIYVDDVVKNKYVKYFISKVIPSIYKTPDEYKKWHKKAYQSLSYKFKSGDFDLILTFSFPLSTNILGRQLKEYFKCKWVAHQSDPWTDNIYNGYSKGINQKNVALEKECFYAADKIIFTSIETREFYTSKYPYLSSKFYLLEHSNDPSLFPRKDNVSGSKKIVRYIGGFYGARTPEPLYKAMYKLKEDGKNIDFIFEIYGFGRSITNLLKKYDISEYISFKGSVCYLKSLELMVGADLLVLIDAPSEHKSIFFPSKLVDYIGSKTPIMVISPDGASKRVAEENGLAYFELNETDKIADYLCSDWGLSQEYGNVYDINDVVNKFASIVGE; encoded by the coding sequence GTGAAAAAAGTACTTTTTATATCTTATTTCTTGCCCCCATTTAATTCTCCACAAGCCATACAAATAGGAAGATTACTGAGGTATTTTTCGTTATCAGAGCAATATGAAATAACTGTAGTAACTGCAAATTTAAAGAACGCCTTGATAGATAATAGTTTATACCCAGATATTTTTGATAAAATAAAAGAGGTCATATACGTAGATGACGTGGTAAAAAATAAATACGTCAAATATTTTATTAGCAAAGTCATTCCAAGTATCTATAAGACACCAGATGAATATAAAAAATGGCATAAAAAAGCATATCAAAGCTTGTCTTATAAATTTAAAAGTGGTGATTTTGACCTAATACTAACATTTTCTTTTCCTCTGTCCACAAATATACTTGGCAGGCAATTAAAAGAATATTTTAAATGTAAGTGGGTGGCACATCAGTCTGATCCATGGACTGATAATATTTATAATGGCTACAGCAAAGGCATAAATCAAAAAAATGTTGCTTTAGAAAAAGAATGTTTTTATGCTGCCGATAAGATCATATTTACTTCCATAGAGACACGAGAATTTTATACTAGCAAATACCCATATCTATCTAGCAAATTCTATCTTTTGGAGCATTCAAATGATCCTAGTCTATTTCCAAGAAAAGACAATGTATCTGGTAGTAAAAAGATAGTGCGATATATCGGTGGTTTTTATGGTGCCAGAACACCAGAGCCGCTATATAAGGCAATGTATAAGCTAAAAGAAGACGGAAAGAATATAGATTTTATTTTTGAGATATATGGTTTTGGTAGATCTATAACAAATTTATTAAAAAAATATGACATATCGGAGTACATATCATTTAAAGGAAGCGTATGTTACCTTAAAAGTTTAGAGTTGATGGTTGGCGCTGATTTGTTGGTTTTGATAGATGCTCCAAGCGAGCATAAGAGCATATTTTTTCCATCAAAGCTTGTAGATTACATTGGTTCTAAAACACCCATTATGGTCATATCCCCAGATGGAGCAAGCAAAAGAGTGGCTGAAGAAAATGGACTTGCTTATTTTGAATTAAACGAAACTGATAAGATAGCTGATTATCTATGTAGTGATTGGGGTCTTAGCCAAGAGTATGGTAATGTATACGACATTAATGACGTTGTAAATAAATTTGCGAGTATTGTTGGTGAATAG
- a CDS encoding sugar phosphate nucleotidyltransferase → MILAILQARMSSSRLPGKVLKKVNDKPILYYQIERIKKSSKIDKLVVATSVNVEDNDIELLCKENDIECFRGDLKNVLDRYYKCAKLFKADIVVRLTGDCPVTDFNVIDEVISLHQNSNSDYTSNTLERTFPDGLDVEVFNFNVLESIYHKAKDPEDLEHVTKYIHGHKNEYKLANYKNDIDYSYIRWTLDTLEDFYFFKHFYESKKNLNFGWKELLSITTENKKFLIDSNQTIRYAMKKLEEIVNDDIDSLYVISNKKIIGTLSTSDIRRALIYGDVTNNDQVIKVINKNFHYLEYLKQYSKDELLKLLRYGILPVLNEDFEFIEFKSVKQMLTKNNIVVLMAGGLGSRLGKITEKIPKPMLSIGGKPILQTIIEQFKTYMFSNFYISVNYMADQIIDFFNNGNTLDVNIKYLVEKQKLGTAGCLCMLDKDSISEPFILMNGDILTNVNFEDILNFHETNKYDVTIATISYNIQIPYGVISKEDNTVRDIIEKPIKTYETSAGIYVLSPNVLKYVPDNEKYDITSLFDELIKDGKKIGTYKINGYWLDIGKPDDFYKAHQDFACMFQ, encoded by the coding sequence ATGATTTTAGCCATACTTCAAGCAAGAATGAGTTCTTCTAGGTTGCCAGGCAAAGTTTTAAAGAAAGTAAACGATAAACCAATTTTGTATTATCAAATAGAGAGAATCAAAAAATCTAGTAAAATAGATAAATTAGTTGTTGCAACGTCCGTAAATGTAGAAGATAATGATATTGAACTACTTTGTAAAGAAAATGATATTGAATGTTTTAGGGGCGACCTAAAAAATGTTTTGGACAGATATTATAAATGTGCTAAATTATTTAAAGCTGATATTGTTGTTAGATTGACTGGTGACTGTCCAGTTACTGATTTTAATGTTATAGATGAAGTAATATCTTTGCATCAAAATAGTAATTCTGACTATACATCAAATACACTAGAGAGAACTTTCCCAGATGGTTTAGACGTTGAGGTTTTTAATTTTAATGTTTTGGAAAGTATATATCATAAAGCAAAAGATCCAGAAGATCTTGAACATGTTACTAAATACATACATGGGCACAAAAATGAATATAAGTTGGCCAATTATAAGAATGATATAGACTACTCATACATAAGATGGACATTGGATACTTTGGAGGATTTTTATTTTTTTAAGCACTTTTATGAATCAAAAAAGAATTTAAATTTTGGTTGGAAAGAGCTTTTGTCTATAACAACAGAAAATAAAAAATTTTTAATAGACTCAAATCAGACTATTCGATATGCCATGAAAAAACTTGAGGAAATTGTTAATGATGATATAGATTCCTTGTATGTAATAAGTAATAAAAAAATAATTGGTACTTTATCGACAAGTGATATTAGAAGGGCTTTGATATATGGTGATGTAACCAATAATGATCAAGTCATAAAGGTAATAAATAAGAATTTTCATTATTTGGAATATTTGAAACAGTATAGCAAAGATGAGCTACTGAAACTACTTAGATATGGTATTTTACCAGTATTAAATGAGGATTTTGAATTTATAGAGTTTAAGAGTGTTAAGCAAATGCTAACCAAAAACAACATAGTTGTTTTGATGGCTGGTGGTTTAGGCAGTAGACTTGGTAAAATTACAGAAAAAATACCTAAGCCAATGTTAAGCATTGGTGGAAAGCCAATACTTCAAACTATCATAGAACAATTTAAAACATATATGTTTTCTAATTTTTATATAAGTGTTAACTATATGGCTGACCAAATCATTGACTTTTTTAATAATGGAAATACATTGGATGTTAATATAAAGTATTTAGTTGAAAAGCAAAAATTAGGAACAGCTGGGTGTCTTTGTATGCTTGACAAGGATAGTATTAGTGAGCCATTTATTTTAATGAATGGTGATATATTGACTAATGTAAATTTTGAAGATATTTTAAATTTTCATGAAACAAATAAATACGATGTAACAATTGCCACAATATCATATAACATTCAAATACCTTATGGAGTTATATCAAAAGAAGACAATACTGTGCGTGATATAATAGAAAAACCGATAAAAACATATGAAACTAGTGCAGGTATATATGTTTTAAGCCCAAATGTTTTAAAATATGTTCCCGATAATGAAAAATATGATATAACTAGCCTTTTTGATGAATTAATAAAAGATGGTAAAAAAATAGGAACTTATAAAATTAATGGGTATTGGCTAGACATAGGAAAACCAGATGATTTTTATAAAGCCCATCAAGATTTTGCTTGCATGTTTCAGTAA
- a CDS encoding Gfo/Idh/MocA family oxidoreductase — MIKIGIIGTSEGNGHPYSFSAIINGYDDKNMSMSGWNNIYMYLKERDFSDFGISDAKVTHVWTQNLDESIKIAKASKINNVVDNYEDMIKDVDAIIIARDDYESHIKIAKSFLDAGKYVFIDKPLSLDINDLIYFKPFLESGQLASCSGIRYAPELDKIRRDINEFGKIKLTRGTTVKSWEKYAIHILDGIFSVVPFNVKSVQYNNSNHESFTLYNHDGSIIQIDALGSSELTLRIEFFSDIKYYRADTLDAFLSFKRLLSNFIFRIERGLVDNGSILTINLMKVLIAGKMAQKTKSIVEIDSLGI, encoded by the coding sequence ATGATAAAAATAGGAATAATAGGCACAAGTGAAGGAAATGGACACCCATATTCATTTTCTGCAATTATAAATGGCTACGATGATAAAAATATGAGTATGAGCGGTTGGAATAATATTTATATGTATCTAAAAGAAAGAGATTTTTCTGATTTTGGGATATCTGATGCAAAAGTTACTCATGTTTGGACTCAAAATTTAGATGAAAGTATAAAAATAGCCAAAGCTTCAAAAATTAATAATGTAGTAGATAATTACGAAGATATGATCAAGGATGTGGATGCTATTATTATTGCAAGAGACGACTATGAATCACATATAAAAATCGCAAAATCTTTCTTGGATGCTGGCAAATATGTATTTATTGATAAACCTCTCTCTCTGGATATTAACGACTTAATTTATTTTAAGCCATTTTTGGAGTCCGGACAACTTGCAAGTTGTTCAGGGATAAGATATGCGCCGGAGTTAGATAAAATAAGAAGAGATATTAATGAATTTGGCAAAATAAAGCTTACTAGAGGCACAACTGTAAAAAGTTGGGAAAAATACGCAATTCATATACTGGATGGAATTTTTTCCGTTGTTCCTTTTAATGTTAAATCAGTGCAGTATAATAATTCAAATCACGAATCTTTTACTCTTTACAATCATGATGGCAGTATAATCCAAATAGATGCTCTTGGTAGCAGTGAACTAACACTCAGAATCGAGTTCTTTAGTGATATAAAGTATTATAGGGCAGATACTCTTGATGCATTCCTTTCTTTTAAAAGATTGCTTTCAAATTTTATTTTTAGAATAGAAAGAGGACTGGTGGACAATGGCAGTATCTTGACAATAAATTTAATGAAGGTTTTAATAGCTGGTAAAATGGCACAAAAAACTAAAAGTATTGTAGAAATTGATAGTCTAGGGATATAA
- a CDS encoding glutamate-1-semialdehyde 2,1-aminomutase codes for MISNFDKSNILRKKASFLIPGGAHTYSKGDDQFPQLSPHSIVKGKGARIWDVDGNEFIDWGMGLTSVLLGHAYDPILDVVKKELDNGCNFIRPSFLEAEVAELISNQIPSAEMVKFGKNGSNATTAAVKLARAYTGKEIVLRCFDQPFFSIDDWFIGDTEISSGVTQRTKSETKHFKYNDLDDLKNKIDEYKKAGIACVILEPAATEEPKEGYLQNVKDLCEKEGIVLIFDEVVSGFRFHPRGAQYLYGVTPHLSTFGKAIANGFSISALVGRRDIMKLGGLEHDQERVFLLSTTYGGETHHLRAAQKNIEILNQNNYEVTKYVWDVGKKIKDSFNSIAEKYSIQEYAKIMGVDCRPYFYFKDNFMRTLFQQEMIKNGVLAQSINPSFSHRDSEISQTIEAFERSLKLLALAIETNKVNDLLVGPPIKPVFRKFN; via the coding sequence ATGATTAGCAATTTTGATAAGTCAAATATTTTAAGAAAAAAGGCCTCTTTTTTAATACCAGGAGGAGCACATACCTACAGCAAGGGTGATGATCAATTCCCTCAGTTATCTCCGCACTCTATTGTCAAAGGCAAAGGTGCAAGAATATGGGATGTAGATGGTAATGAGTTTATTGATTGGGGAATGGGATTAACGTCTGTACTGCTAGGACATGCGTATGATCCAATACTTGATGTTGTAAAAAAAGAACTAGACAATGGTTGTAATTTTATAAGACCTTCGTTTCTAGAAGCAGAAGTTGCTGAGTTGATATCAAATCAAATTCCATCTGCAGAAATGGTTAAATTTGGTAAAAATGGTTCTAATGCCACTACTGCAGCCGTAAAACTTGCTAGGGCATATACAGGAAAAGAAATAGTATTAAGATGTTTTGATCAACCATTTTTTTCAATAGATGATTGGTTTATAGGTGATACTGAAATATCTAGCGGTGTTACACAAAGAACAAAATCTGAAACCAAACATTTTAAATATAATGATTTGGATGATTTAAAAAATAAAATAGATGAATATAAAAAGGCAGGTATAGCTTGCGTTATATTGGAGCCGGCTGCCACAGAGGAGCCTAAAGAAGGTTATTTGCAAAATGTTAAGGATTTGTGTGAAAAAGAGGGAATCGTTTTAATATTTGACGAAGTTGTGAGCGGTTTTAGATTCCATCCAAGAGGTGCTCAATATTTATATGGAGTGACCCCGCACTTGTCTACTTTTGGTAAAGCAATAGCAAATGGTTTTTCTATTTCGGCTTTGGTTGGTAGGCGAGATATTATGAAGCTTGGTGGGCTAGAGCATGATCAAGAGCGCGTTTTTCTACTCTCTACCACTTATGGTGGCGAAACTCATCATTTAAGGGCTGCTCAAAAAAATATAGAAATATTAAATCAAAACAACTATGAGGTTACAAAGTATGTTTGGGATGTTGGAAAAAAAATAAAAGATAGTTTTAATAGTATTGCAGAAAAGTATTCTATTCAGGAATATGCCAAAATAATGGGAGTTGATTGCAGGCCATATTTTTATTTTAAAGATAATTTTATGAGAACACTTTTTCAGCAAGAAATGATAAAAAATGGAGTTTTAGCACAATCAATCAATCCATCTTTTTCGCATAGAGATAGTGAAATTTCTCAAACAATTGAGGCGTTTGAAAGGTCTTTAAAGTTGTTGGCTTTGGCTATAGAAACAAATAAAGTTAATGATTTATTAGTTGGGCCACCCATCAAGCCAGTGTTTAGAAAATTTAACTAA
- a CDS encoding oxidoreductase: protein MLKDRVVVVTGGAGLIGKEFIKAIVENNGIAIIADINEKIGQEAKEALSKELNSKNIDFVKLDITSKDSLEACIKYLHNKYKRIDALVNNAYPRNKNYGRHFFDVEYSDFIENLGLNLGGYFAASQQFARYFKEQGYGNIINICSIYGVVAPKFEIYNNTTMTMPVEYAAIKSGLIHLTKYMAKYFKGMNIKVNALSPGGIFDNQPEPFLEKYKDQCLNKGMLNNSDLKGTLVYLLSDMSRYVNGQNIVVDDGFSI from the coding sequence GTGTTAAAAGATAGAGTAGTTGTCGTTACTGGTGGAGCTGGACTTATTGGTAAAGAATTTATAAAAGCCATTGTTGAAAACAACGGCATAGCTATTATCGCGGATATAAATGAAAAAATAGGGCAAGAGGCAAAAGAGGCGCTATCCAAAGAGCTAAATTCAAAAAATATAGACTTTGTGAAGCTCGACATCACCTCTAAAGACTCTTTGGAGGCTTGTATAAAATATTTGCATAATAAGTATAAAAGGATAGATGCACTAGTAAATAATGCATACCCTCGAAACAAGAACTATGGAAGGCACTTTTTTGATGTTGAGTATAGTGACTTTATAGAAAATTTGGGACTAAATTTGGGTGGTTATTTTGCTGCATCTCAGCAGTTTGCAAGATATTTTAAAGAGCAAGGATATGGAAATATCATAAATATATGCTCGATCTATGGCGTGGTTGCTCCAAAATTTGAAATATATAACAACACAACAATGACTATGCCGGTTGAATATGCTGCCATAAAATCAGGACTTATTCACCTTACTAAATATATGGCAAAGTATTTTAAAGGTATGAATATAAAGGTAAATGCGCTAAGTCCTGGCGGTATATTTGATAACCAGCCAGAGCCTTTTTTGGAAAAATATAAAGATCAGTGCCTAAACAAGGGCATGCTAAACAATAGTGACTTAAAAGGTACCTTGGTATATCTACTTAGCGATATGAGTAGATATGTAAATGGTCAAAATATCGTAGTTGATGATGGATTTAGCATATGA
- a CDS encoding GNAT family N-acetyltransferase: protein MIVRYKEDRENFEARWQEYISENIHSPRYLSSYLDYMKFYSKDILSDESFVVVESNKCVGICFLPVEQANGVASISLSGYFTVAPLAISDRVYDIVFKEIFEISKSYNVGKIMFYLDSLVMEFFNKYNYLIKYGFIDTTGSNCVLDLCGEKSALWTRLRKRYKSSINAIFKNSEYDFVVVSKENPSYEIHEAYRELHKKAAGRETRPKTTFDKQYEMLQNGNATIIGLRYKGQFIGLCYFLHTSEVVVYMSGTDDPEFTNMRIPIYHAILQKATEYFHDMGFKHMEYSQPAGYNLVDGFLDYLDEKQINIAHFKRGMGTKMVPLFRGVMYFDKNLLLKDIDSFREIVVREL, encoded by the coding sequence ATGATAGTGCGCTATAAAGAGGATCGTGAGAATTTTGAAGCTAGATGGCAGGAATATATCTCAGAAAATATTCACAGCCCAAGATATCTAAGCTCATACTTAGACTATATGAAATTTTATTCCAAAGATATACTTAGCGATGAAAGCTTTGTAGTTGTTGAGAGCAACAAGTGTGTTGGAATTTGTTTTTTGCCAGTAGAGCAAGCAAATGGCGTCGCCTCTATATCTTTGTCTGGATATTTTACGGTTGCTCCGCTTGCTATAAGCGACAGAGTTTATGACATAGTTTTTAAAGAAATTTTTGAGATAAGTAAAAGCTATAATGTTGGCAAGATAATGTTTTATTTGGACTCTTTGGTTATGGAGTTTTTTAATAAATATAACTATCTTATCAAATATGGCTTTATAGACACTACTGGTAGCAACTGCGTGCTTGATCTTTGTGGTGAAAAAAGCGCTTTGTGGACGAGGCTAAGAAAACGATACAAGTCATCCATAAATGCAATTTTTAAAAATAGTGAATATGACTTTGTTGTAGTATCTAAAGAAAATCCAAGCTATGAAATCCATGAGGCATATAGAGAGCTTCACAAAAAGGCCGCAGGTAGAGAAACAAGACCTAAAACAACCTTTGACAAGCAGTATGAAATGCTACAAAATGGCAATGCTACTATTATAGGATTAAGATATAAAGGCCAATTTATAGGTCTTTGCTATTTTTTACATACGAGCGAAGTTGTTGTATATATGAGCGGTACGGATGATCCAGAATTTACAAATATGAGAATTCCTATATATCACGCTATTTTGCAAAAAGCTACCGAGTATTTTCATGATATGGGTTTTAAGCATATGGAGTACTCTCAGCCTGCAGGGTATAACTTAGTGGATGGATTTTTAGATTATTTAGACGAAAAACAGATAAATATAGCACATTTTAAAAGGGGTATGGGTACAAAAATGGTGCCACTATTTCGAGGTGTAATGTACTTTGATAAAAATTTACTCTTAAAAGATATAGATAGCTTCAGAGAAATAGTGGTAAGAGAATTATAA
- the wecB gene encoding non-hydrolyzing UDP-N-acetylglucosamine 2-epimerase: protein MKKILFIIGTRPEAIKILPIYIFFKKYNKFDIKICITAQHRKMLDDVMSFFGVKADYDLDLMRQNQILDELTSKILLGVSSILDEFMPNLVFVHGDTTTSFAASLASFYKKIDVAHVEAGLRTYDIYSPFPEEVNRQLTSKIAKYHFAPTLLAKQNLLRENIDEDNVFVVGNSVIDALFFTLDKLKKTTPCLDYTPSERKFILITGHRRENFGDNFLNICNSIKELAIKYSSDMDFVYPLHLNPNICEPAKKILSDIKNVYLIEPLKYESFVYLMSKAYIILTDSGGIQEEAPSFGKPVLVMRNNTERPEAVEAGTVRLVGTTGIADEVCKLVENVDEYNKFKNLKNPYGDGKTSNKIYEIIESLL from the coding sequence ATGAAAAAAATATTATTTATTATTGGTACTAGACCAGAAGCCATTAAGATCTTACCAATATATATTTTTTTTAAGAAATATAATAAATTTGATATAAAAATATGCATAACTGCACAACATAGAAAAATGCTTGACGATGTAATGTCCTTTTTTGGGGTTAAAGCAGACTATGACCTAGACCTTATGCGGCAAAATCAAATACTAGACGAGCTAACATCAAAAATTTTACTAGGAGTATCAAGTATACTAGATGAATTTATGCCAAATTTAGTATTTGTTCATGGTGATACAACTACTTCTTTTGCTGCATCGTTGGCGTCATTTTATAAAAAGATAGACGTGGCTCATGTAGAGGCTGGACTTAGAACTTATGATATTTATTCTCCATTTCCTGAAGAGGTCAACAGACAGCTAACGTCCAAAATAGCAAAGTATCATTTTGCACCGACTTTGCTGGCTAAGCAAAATTTATTAAGAGAAAATATAGATGAGGATAATGTTTTTGTAGTAGGCAATAGTGTAATAGACGCACTATTTTTTACACTAGATAAGCTAAAAAAGACAACTCCTTGCTTAGATTACACGCCAAGTGAAAGAAAATTTATTCTTATAACTGGCCATCGTAGAGAAAATTTTGGTGATAATTTTTTGAATATATGCAATTCAATAAAAGAATTAGCTATTAAATATAGTAGTGATATGGATTTTGTTTATCCGTTGCATCTTAATCCAAATATATGCGAGCCAGCTAAAAAAATATTATCAGATATAAAAAATGTTTATTTAATAGAGCCACTTAAATACGAAAGCTTCGTATATCTCATGTCAAAGGCATATATTATTTTGACTGATAGCGGTGGCATACAAGAGGAGGCGCCAAGTTTTGGCAAGCCTGTTTTAGTTATGCGTAACAATACAGAAAGACCAGAGGCTGTAGAGGCCGGAACTGTGAGGCTTGTTGGCACCACTGGGATCGCAGATGAGGTTTGTAAGCTTGTAGAAAATGTTGATGAATATAACAAATTTAAAAATTTAAAAAATCCTTACGGTGACGGAAAAACATCTAATAAAATTTATGAAATCATTGAGTCTCTTTTGTGA